The genomic region CCACACGCTGTTGCTGGCCGCCGGAAAGCTGGCCCGGGTGCTTGTGGGCGTGAGCCGACAGGCCGACGCGCTCCAGCAGTTGCAGGCCCTTCTTGGTGGCTTCTTCCTTGCTGCGGCCCAGCACCTTGATCTGCGCGATGGTCAGGTTTTCGGTGATGGTCAGGTGCGGAAACAGCTCGAAGTGCTGGAACACCATGCCGACGCGCGAGCGCAGTTTCGGCAGGTTGGTCTTCGGGTCGGCGATGGAGGTGCCATCAACCACCACATCGCCTTTCTGGAACGGCTCCAGGGCGTTGACGCACTTGATCAGGGTGGATTTGCCCGAGCCGGACGGCCCGCACACCACGATCACTTCGCCTTTTTTAACCTCGGTGCTGCAATCGGTCAGCACCTGGAAGTCGCCATACCACTTGTTGATATTCTTGATAGAGATCATACGGCAAACCTTTTTTGCAGACGCTTGACCAGCAGCGAGGCGGAAAAGCTGATGATGAAGTAGACGACACCGGCGAAGATCAGGAACTCATTGGAGCGGCCGATGATGTCGCCGTTGGAGCGGGCGGAGTTGAGGAAATCCACCAGGCCCACGGTGTAGACCAGCGAGGTGTCCTGGAACAGGATGATCGACTGTTGCAGCAGCAACGGGGTCATCTTGCGGAACGCCTGGGGCAGGATGATCAGGCGCATGGTCTGGCCGTAGGTCATGCCCATGGCCTGCGCGGCGGCCATCTGGCCCTTGGGGATCGACTGCACGCCGGCCCGCACGATCTCGCAGAAGTACGCCGCCTCGAACATCATGAAGGCCACGACGCAGGAGGTGAACGCACCGATCGGGGTGTCTTCGCCGGTGATCCAGCGCAGCACGAACGGTACCGCCAGGTAGAACCAGGTGATCACCAACAGCAGCGGGATCGAGCGGAAGTAGTTCACGTAGGCGCCGGCCAGGCGCGACAGCAGTTTGCTGGACGACAGGCGCATCAGCGCGAGGATCGTGCCCAGGATGATGCCGCCGACGACGCCCATGACCATCAACTGCAAGGTCATGACCATGCCGTTCCACAGGCCCGGGATGGCGGGGATGATGCCACTGAAATCGAATTCCATTATTTACCCCCCACGGAGATCAGGCCGGGCACGGCGACTTTCTTCTCGACCACGCGCATCAGCAGCATCAGGCTCATGTTCAGGGTGAAGTAGATCAGCGTGGCCAGGGTGAAGGCCTCAAACAGGTTGGCCGAGAACTCGGCGGTCTGTTTGGTTTGCGCCAGCAACTCCATCAGGCCGATCAAGGACGCCACGGAGGAGTTCTTGAAGACGTTGAGGAATTCCGAGGTAAGCGGCGGAATGATGATCCGGTAGGCCTGGGGCAGCAGCACGTTCCAGTAGATCTGCGGCAGCTTGAAGCCCATGGCGCGCGCGGCGGATTCCTGGCCACGTGGTAACGCCTGGATGCCAGTGCGCACTTGCTCGCACACACGGGCGGCGGTGAACAGGCCCAGGCACACCACAACGCTCAGGTAGGCCGAGGTGGTCGGGTTGAGGTCTTGTTTGTACCAGTCTTGCAGGTTCTGCGGCAGCATGTCGGGTATCAGGAAATACCAGATGAACAGCTGAACCAGCAGCGGCACGTTACGAAACAGTTCCACGTAGCAGGTCGCGATGCCCGATACGATGCGGTTTGGCACGGTGCGCATGACGCCGAGTACGGAGCCCAGCAGCAAGGCGATAATCCATGCCACGACGGCGATGGCGATGGTCCAGCCCAATCCGGAGATGTACCAGTCGAGATAAGTCTCGCTGCCAACGCCGGTGGACTTGAAGAATACGCCCCAGTCCCAGTTGTAATTCATTAGGGTCTCCCCTCGAGATCGATCGATGTACAAGCACCCGCTTGGGGAAGATCCTTTCCCGCCCGACGGTGAACGCCAGGCACACGCGATCGGCTCGAAAACCGCCAGGTCGAGTGTTCCAAAATTAAAGCCAGCAGGTAGTAACAGACGCCTGAGGGAGGTTGGCTCCCTCAGGACATAAGCTTAGTCAGGTATCAGATTTTTACGTCAGGCGCTGGCTTGTCGCTTGGGTTGGCGATCAGATCCTTCACCTTGTCGCTCATCGGGAAGTTGAGGTTCAGGCCTTTTGGTGGAATCGGGCTCTCGAACCACTTGCTGTAGATCTTGTTGATCTCGCCGGATTTGTACAGGCCGACGATGGCGTCATCCACGGCCTTCTTGAAGGCTGGGTCGTCTTTGCGAACCATGCACGCGTAGGCTTCGAAGGACTGTGGAGTACCGGTGATGACCCAGTCGTCCGGCTTCTTGGCCTTGGCTTCTTCACCGGCCAGCAGGGCGTCGTCCATCATGAAGGCGACGGCGCGGCCGCTTTCCAGCATCTGGAAGGATTCACCGTGGTCCTTGGCGGAGATGACGTTCATGCCCATCTGCTTGTCGGCGTTCATCGCCTTGATGATGCGCTCGGACGTGGTGCCGGCGGTGGTCACGACGTTCTTGCCTTTGAGGTCAGCGAAATCGCTGTAGGACGGCTTGCCATCCTTGTCTTTCTTGACCAGCAGACGGGTGCCGATTTCGAAGATATTGACGGTGAAGTCGACCTGCTGGGCGCGTTCGGCGTTGTTGGTGGTGGAGCCGCACTCGATATCCGCGGTGCCGTTCTGGATCAGCGGGATACGGGTTTGCGAGGTGACCAGGTTGTACTTGGTCTTCAGGTCGGGTTTGTTCAGGTCTTTTTTCAGGGCTTCAACGATAGCCAGCTGAATGTCGTGGGAGTAGCCCACGGGTTTGCCCGAACCATCCGCGATATAGGAAAACGGAATGGAGCTGTCGCGGTGAGCGAGAGTGATCGTGCCGGAGTCGTTGATTTTCTTCAGTGTGCCGGTGAGTTCGGCGGCGAAAACTGGAGTGCTGATCAGAGCAGCAGCGATAGCTGCGCCCAAGATATGGGGAACGATGCGCATCAATACTTCCTCGACATTTGTTTTTTTTATGAGACCGGTTGGTACGGCCACGTTTTTATATAAACAGTTCTGCGAATGCCCATGACGGCTCCTGAGGCGCCTCAGGCAATCGCCTACGAGTGTAGAGCATGAGTCGTGCCAGACCAGTAATAAAAGGTTAAGGGTATGATTTATATGGAGATTAACTTTGTGTGACGGGATTTTTACCCCGATCTGGTCCGGCAAACCGAATCAGTCGGGGGGCGGTGTTCGGAAAACCGAATGGCAGGCTGAGCCTGTATCGCCCATGAAAAAGCCCCGGGCGTGTGGCTCCCGGGGCTTTTTGGTGTGGCTCTGTCAGAACGTATAGTCCGCCGAGACAACCGCGGCGCGGCCATCGCCGGGCACCGCCCAACCGTTGTTACGGATGCGGGTCAGATACTCCTTGTCGAACAGGTTGTTGACGTTCAACTGCAGGTTCAGCTGCTTGTTGACCTTGTAGCCGAGCATCGCACGTTGCACCGCATAGCCGGGCGAAGTCGGTGCCCCGGCGGCGCTGACCAGGTACTGCTTGGTTTGCGCCGTGATGCCGTAGCCCACCTGGAAGTCGTAAGGCAGGTCGTACACCGTCCAGAGGCTGGCCGCATGTTTGGGGGTGAAGGTCAGCGGCTCACCTTTCTGCACGTCGAGGCCGGTGGTCGCCAGGGTATAATCGCTGGCGCTGCGCAGCACGCGGGTGTTCAGGTAAGTGTAGTTGGCGAAGACCTTCCAGCGGTCAGTAAGCTGGCCGCTCAGGCCCAGCGCCACACCATCGGCACGTGCCTTGCCGTCGAGGGTTTGCGTGCCACTGAGGTTGCTCGGGTCGTTATCGGCGACTTTGTAGTTGGTGCGGTCATTGCGGAAGATTGCGCCGGTCAGCGACAGGGCGTTGTCGAGCAGGTCCCATTTGGTGCCGATCTCATAGCTGACGGCGGTTTCCGGGTCGACGTCGCAGTTGTTGGTGGCGATGCTTGAGCTTTTGGCCGGGGTATAGCAACCACCGTTGACGCTGGCTTGGGACGGGGTCTTGCTGTTGCCGTAGGCAATATAGAAGCTGCCGTTTTCCACCGGTTTGTAGACCAGCGCCAGGCGGTAGGACGTCAGGTCATCGGCCTGGCCGTAGCGAGTGCCGGGTGTTTCCACGCCAGTGCTGGAATAGGCATTGGTCACCGAGCTGCCGGCGTTGTGCTCGTAACGCAGGCCGCCGTTGATTTCCCACTGCGGGTTGAGCTTGAGCGTGTCGAAGGCATAGGCGGCGCGATTGTTCAGCGCGCCGTCAATGTGGGCGGCCCGGGTGAAGTTGACGGGGCCGGACCATTCGGAGTTCGGGTCGCTGTAGCTGACCGGTGGTGGGACGATGGTGCTGCCGTTGGCGTTGGTCAGCCATTTACCGGTATCCGCCTCGTATTCTTCGCGGCTGATAGCGATACCGGTCACCAGCGTGTGGTCGATGAAACCGGTGCTGAAGTGGCTGGTGACGTCGGTCTGGTTGGTGAACATCTTGTTCTGGGTGTTGCGCTCGTTACCCAGTGAGCCGCCGCTTGGCTGGAAGTAGCCCGGCTGCAGGCCCGCGGCGCAAGGGGCGCCGGT from Pseudomonas yamanorum harbors:
- a CDS encoding amino acid ABC transporter ATP-binding protein gives rise to the protein MISIKNINKWYGDFQVLTDCSTEVKKGEVIVVCGPSGSGKSTLIKCVNALEPFQKGDVVVDGTSIADPKTNLPKLRSRVGMVFQHFELFPHLTITENLTIAQIKVLGRSKEEATKKGLQLLERVGLSAHAHKHPGQLSGGQQQRVAIARALAMDPIVMLFDEPTSALDPEMVNEVLDVMVQLAQEGMTMMCVTHEMGFARKVADRVIFMDAGKIIEDCPKEEFFGDISARSERAQHFLEKILQH
- a CDS encoding ABC transporter permease subunit (The N-terminal region of this protein, as described by TIGR01726, is a three transmembrane segment that identifies a subfamily of ABC transporter permease subunits, which specificities that include histidine, arginine, glutamine, glutamate, L-cystine (sic), the opines (in Agrobacterium) octopine and nopaline, etc.), which translates into the protein MEFDFSGIIPAIPGLWNGMVMTLQLMVMGVVGGIILGTILALMRLSSSKLLSRLAGAYVNYFRSIPLLLVITWFYLAVPFVLRWITGEDTPIGAFTSCVVAFMMFEAAYFCEIVRAGVQSIPKGQMAAAQAMGMTYGQTMRLIILPQAFRKMTPLLLQQSIILFQDTSLVYTVGLVDFLNSARSNGDIIGRSNEFLIFAGVVYFIISFSASLLVKRLQKRFAV
- a CDS encoding amino acid ABC transporter permease; this encodes MNYNWDWGVFFKSTGVGSETYLDWYISGLGWTIAIAVVAWIIALLLGSVLGVMRTVPNRIVSGIATCYVELFRNVPLLVQLFIWYFLIPDMLPQNLQDWYKQDLNPTTSAYLSVVVCLGLFTAARVCEQVRTGIQALPRGQESAARAMGFKLPQIYWNVLLPQAYRIIIPPLTSEFLNVFKNSSVASLIGLMELLAQTKQTAEFSANLFEAFTLATLIYFTLNMSLMLLMRVVEKKVAVPGLISVGGK
- a CDS encoding glutamate/aspartate ABC transporter substrate-binding protein; this translates as MRIVPHILGAAIAAALISTPVFAAELTGTLKKINDSGTITLAHRDSSIPFSYIADGSGKPVGYSHDIQLAIVEALKKDLNKPDLKTKYNLVTSQTRIPLIQNGTADIECGSTTNNAERAQQVDFTVNIFEIGTRLLVKKDKDGKPSYSDFADLKGKNVVTTAGTTSERIIKAMNADKQMGMNVISAKDHGESFQMLESGRAVAFMMDDALLAGEEAKAKKPDDWVITGTPQSFEAYACMVRKDDPAFKKAVDDAIVGLYKSGEINKIYSKWFESPIPPKGLNLNFPMSDKVKDLIANPSDKPAPDVKI
- a CDS encoding TonB-dependent receptor; the protein is MTTGISSAPLSSRHLLASAVGLAVAAQGGFSYAAETAPDDNTGVIQLGATSIEGQAPSQSVYNPVAPSSPKYTEALRDTPQTITVVPKEVIHDQNLLTLRDVLSTVPGITFGAGEGGSGYGDSINLRGFSASGDIYVDGVRDSAQYSRTDPFNLEQVEVVSGASSVYSGSGAVGGTINLVSKQPELRDKTTISAGIGTDNYKRTTLDTNQTLNDTTAFRLNLMAHGNDVPGRDYEDYERWGIAPSIAFGMGTPTRVTVSFEHQKDNNTPQYGIPIYNGKPMPGVGWSDYYGYHNINDQQITSDSFSLKLEHDFNDAVSVRNFTRVERVRQDLRASGPEGALTGCLASGTQITGAPCAAGLQPGYFQPSGGSLGNERNTQNKMFTNQTDVTSHFSTGFIDHTLVTGIAISREEYEADTGKWLTNANGSTIVPPPVSYSDPNSEWSGPVNFTRAAHIDGALNNRAAYAFDTLKLNPQWEINGGLRYEHNAGSSVTNAYSSTGVETPGTRYGQADDLTSYRLALVYKPVENGSFYIAYGNSKTPSQASVNGGCYTPAKSSSIATNNCDVDPETAVSYEIGTKWDLLDNALSLTGAIFRNDRTNYKVADNDPSNLSGTQTLDGKARADGVALGLSGQLTDRWKVFANYTYLNTRVLRSASDYTLATTGLDVQKGEPLTFTPKHAASLWTVYDLPYDFQVGYGITAQTKQYLVSAAGAPTSPGYAVQRAMLGYKVNKQLNLQLNVNNLFDKEYLTRIRNNGWAVPGDGRAAVVSADYTF